In Nitratiruptor sp. YY09-18, a single window of DNA contains:
- a CDS encoding aspartate carbamoyltransferase catalytic subunit, whose translation MAKHLISTKDLTKQQIEEIFTRAKRFLQNEPEKLLANKLIITIFFENSTRTRSSFEVAAKRLGAEVVSLDVSKSSTKKGETLFDTAANLDAMGPHAIVVRHKSAGVPNILARYVCASLINGGDGAHAHPTQALLDLFTIKQYIPDVEGKKIAIVGDIKNSRVANSNIELLQRFGMEVILVAPPHFLPKTSLRSTYSLQDVIDEVDVIMSLRTQTERHKYPIYASLKDYGSEYCITKDLIANRNIMILHPGPVHRNIDISDEVLADPRCKVLEQVKNGVAVRMAVLDLLING comes from the coding sequence ATGGCAAAACATCTTATCTCAACCAAAGATTTAACAAAGCAGCAAATCGAAGAGATTTTTACACGTGCGAAGAGATTTTTGCAAAATGAACCAGAAAAACTCCTAGCAAACAAGCTCATTATAACTATATTTTTTGAAAACTCCACAAGAACACGCAGCAGTTTTGAAGTGGCCGCTAAAAGACTCGGTGCTGAAGTTGTTAGCCTCGATGTCTCCAAAAGCTCAACCAAAAAAGGGGAAACCCTCTTTGATACTGCAGCCAATCTTGATGCTATGGGACCACATGCGATAGTTGTGCGTCACAAAAGTGCAGGCGTACCAAACATCTTGGCCCGCTACGTCTGTGCATCGCTCATCAATGGAGGCGATGGTGCACACGCGCATCCTACTCAAGCACTCTTAGATCTTTTTACAATCAAACAGTATATTCCAGACGTTGAAGGCAAAAAAATAGCAATCGTAGGAGATATCAAAAACTCTCGCGTAGCAAACTCCAATATTGAGCTCTTGCAGCGCTTTGGTATGGAGGTCATCCTCGTCGCTCCACCCCACTTTTTGCCAAAAACCTCACTGCGAAGTACTTACTCTTTGCAAGATGTGATCGATGAAGTGGATGTAATAATGAGTCTTCGCACCCAGACTGAGCGCCACAAATATCCCATCTATGCCTCTTTGAAAGATTATGGAAGTGAATATTGCATCACAAAAGATCTCATAGCAAATCGCAATATCATGATACTCCATCCAGGACCAGTCCATCGCAATATCGATATAAGCGATGAAGTGCTTGCTGATCCTCGCTGTAAGGTTTTAGAGCAGGTTAAGAATGGGGTAGCAGTACGTATGGCGGTTCTTGATCTTCTCATCAATGGATAG
- a CDS encoding glycine zipper 2TM domain-containing protein encodes MKKLIVLSMIAALAMAETITFKKYIPVYKSVEVHKEVIRKRPYEECWNEEVPVDEGVDEGTVGAVIGGAAGGILGHQIGKGSGKTAATIGGAVIGTLVGKNLAQSRAKPGYRVVRRCRTKYSRERDVVIEYKNYAKVEGRTIIKYSDRPLSSIPVKIIIKY; translated from the coding sequence ATGAAAAAGTTGATAGTTCTGAGTATGATTGCAGCTTTGGCAATGGCAGAAACTATAACTTTTAAAAAGTATATCCCTGTATATAAGAGTGTTGAAGTACATAAAGAGGTGATTCGCAAAAGACCATACGAAGAGTGCTGGAATGAAGAGGTTCCTGTAGATGAAGGGGTAGATGAGGGGACAGTAGGCGCAGTGATTGGCGGAGCTGCAGGAGGAATCTTGGGACATCAAATTGGAAAAGGCAGCGGTAAAACAGCAGCAACTATTGGTGGGGCTGTTATAGGTACTTTGGTGGGCAAAAATCTCGCACAAAGCAGAGCAAAACCAGGATATCGTGTCGTGAGACGCTGTCGCACAAAATACTCTCGCGAAAGAGATGTAGTTATTGAGTATAAAAACTACGCAAAAGTAGAAGGGCGTACTATCATTAAATATAGCGACAGACCACTTAGCTCAATCCCTGTGAAGATAATTATCAAATACTGA
- a CDS encoding aminodeoxychorismate synthase component I, giving the protein MDRLSYYAKRGIPFLFVISYDKCKVFAKPIEELHNIYFKVPSFKNYTLPPKIYPTIIQKEPIDFAHYAKAFTYVQEQIRKGNTYLLNLTFPTPIKTSHSLQEIFFATKAKFKLYFQDEFICFSPERFIKIEDDTISTYPMKGTIDASIPDAKNKILQDIKEMAEHTMVVDLLRNDLNQVARGVRVKRFRYVDKILAGEKELLQVSSEIAGKLPKDWTAKLGEIFNALLPAGSITGTPKKSTCQIIKRAEKYERDFYTGIFGYFDGKNLDSGVMIRFIEKTPQGLIYKSGGGITSDSDVKSEYQELLDKIYLPL; this is encoded by the coding sequence ATGGATAGACTCTCATACTACGCAAAAAGAGGAATCCCTTTTCTCTTTGTTATAAGCTATGATAAGTGCAAGGTTTTTGCTAAACCTATAGAAGAGCTTCATAATATCTATTTCAAAGTCCCAAGTTTTAAAAATTACACCCTCCCACCAAAGATCTATCCTACAATCATTCAAAAAGAGCCGATAGATTTTGCCCACTATGCCAAAGCTTTTACATATGTGCAAGAGCAGATCCGCAAAGGCAACACATATCTGCTCAATCTTACATTCCCTACCCCCATCAAAACTTCACATTCGCTCCAAGAGATATTTTTTGCTACCAAAGCCAAATTCAAGCTCTATTTCCAAGATGAGTTTATATGCTTTTCACCTGAAAGATTTATAAAAATAGAAGATGATACTATCAGCACCTACCCTATGAAGGGAACAATCGATGCATCTATTCCAGATGCCAAAAATAAAATCCTGCAAGATATCAAAGAGATGGCTGAACACACGATGGTGGTAGATCTGCTGCGCAACGACCTCAACCAGGTAGCAAGAGGGGTAAGAGTCAAGAGATTTCGCTATGTTGATAAGATTCTTGCAGGAGAGAAAGAGCTGCTGCAAGTATCGAGCGAAATAGCTGGAAAACTCCCAAAGGATTGGACAGCGAAACTCGGAGAGATTTTTAATGCTTTGCTGCCAGCTGGAAGCATCACAGGAACTCCCAAAAAGAGCACCTGCCAAATCATTAAAAGAGCTGAAAAGTACGAAAGAGACTTTTATACAGGTATTTTCGGTTACTTTGATGGAAAGAATTTAGATAGTGGAGTTATGATTCGCTTCATTGAAAAGACACCACAAGGTCTTATCTACAAAAGCGGAGGCGGAATCACCTCTGATAGCGATGTCAAAAGTGAGTATCAAGAGCTTCTTGACAAGATCTATCTACCTCTGTAA
- the bioD gene encoding dethiobiotin synthase yields the protein MRLFITATDTNVGKTYTTKKLIELAAKQGLRPGVCKPIETGVATIPLDGKELLQTCQRFNQFYKDIEVNDIVFYSFKLPAAPYVAKGEEKIDIGLISEKIEELEKSCDILFIEGAGGLMVPIEEDYYMIDLIKESKAQALLVTPSQLGCINQTLLSLEALRNRSITHYWYVNLFKDKEEFFTITYPFYKKHFGQVPLELTSVFDNYLHRD from the coding sequence ATGAGACTCTTTATCACTGCAACAGATACAAATGTAGGCAAAACCTATACAACCAAAAAGCTTATAGAGCTCGCGGCCAAGCAAGGGTTACGACCAGGAGTGTGCAAACCAATTGAGACAGGTGTAGCAACTATACCTCTTGATGGAAAAGAGCTGCTGCAGACTTGTCAGCGCTTCAATCAATTTTATAAAGATATAGAAGTTAATGATATTGTCTTTTATAGTTTCAAGCTTCCAGCAGCTCCCTATGTAGCCAAGGGAGAGGAAAAAATCGATATTGGATTAATTTCAGAAAAGATAGAAGAGCTTGAAAAGAGTTGCGATATCCTTTTCATCGAAGGTGCTGGAGGTTTGATGGTACCAATTGAAGAGGATTACTATATGATTGATCTTATCAAAGAGAGCAAAGCTCAAGCTCTCCTCGTCACCCCCTCGCAGCTTGGCTGCATAAACCAAACACTTTTGAGTCTTGAGGCTCTGCGAAATAGATCGATCACACATTATTGGTATGTCAATCTTTTCAAAGATAAAGAAGAATTTTTTACAATTACCTATCCATTTTATAAGAAGCACTTTGGTCAAGTGCCTCTTGAGCTTACATCAGTATTTGATAATTATCTTCACAGGGATTGA
- the clpS gene encoding ATP-dependent Clp protease adapter ClpS, with protein sequence MEIKTESQEITELKEPKKYKVFLLNDDYTTMDFVVDVLCEIFHKTYEEAVNIMLKIHKEGKGLCGVYTYEIAETKVDQVHRLARAHEFPLKATMEEE encoded by the coding sequence ATGGAGATAAAAACAGAGTCACAAGAGATAACAGAGCTCAAAGAGCCTAAAAAATATAAAGTTTTTTTACTGAATGACGACTACACTACAATGGATTTTGTAGTGGATGTGTTGTGTGAGATTTTTCACAAAACCTATGAAGAGGCAGTAAATATTATGTTAAAAATTCATAAAGAGGGCAAAGGCTTATGCGGTGTATACACATATGAGATCGCTGAGACAAAGGTAGATCAGGTTCATCGTCTTGCCAGAGCCCATGAGTTTCCGCTCAAAGCGACAATGGAGGAAGAATAA